TATaatgttataaatgtatattgtaAATGTCTCTTATTAGAGATGTGAACCAAGGTTATAACAGCTTTGGATTCTTCATTGGTTTTAATGTAGAGAATTCACATGAATCCATTAGACTCACTGTGTTGTTGGGTTTACAATTTTGGCCCAATAGATCAATGATGTATTACATTTTGTGTGAAGTTTACTGATAGAAGCAAAGCTGGACTCACTTTCAACTGAACAGTCTGATGATGCTAAGTGACCCCTGCGTCGGGGTTCTGTGGTTCGGCGctgtctcccctcctccccatGTTTTCCCACGTTTCATGTTTGTCCCCAATCTGTCTCTCggttttgagtgtgtgttgagaAAGACAATACTCCTTCCTGAGTGAAGACTTGACAATTAAATAACACCTTGGAACGATTCTCTCTATAACCCTACTGGTTTGACCGCTTGATCTTTTGATCAAGGAAATGCCACTTACTTGAGGCAGTACCCCTTCCTGTTTTTATCATCAACAAGCATCTGTCACAGTACAACaccttctttcctctttcataTCTAGTACATCACTGTCTGTATAGTGGTGAATAACAGtgatttaaaagtgaaacaatagGTCTGTAAACAATTGCTGGAAACTTACTACAGAAAAATAGATGAACTCACTGACCTGCCAAAAGTCTGGTTGGATAACATGAAATCTTTGAGGGTTAAAAATTGAGTTTGAATGATTTCAAGTGTCTGTAAACTTCTGACTTCAACTGTAAATGAGCACCTCCTTTAGCACAAAGACATGATTACAATAACTGAATATTAGCATTAATTTGCAATTTCTTTAAATGCTAAACAGGTGTTAAAATGAAAGGTaatctactgtatataacaCCAGTAGAAAATGAATATTAGTCAGTTGTACATATCAATCTCAGATTTCTtgttggatatatatatatgtttatttcaCCTTTGGCATGATATATGACTTGTTCAAGGGCTTCGTGTTACACCAGTTAGTGAAAATTAAACAGGATACAATTAGGTTCTGACACACCAAAGCACCAGGAATATTCATATAAAAtcaagaaatacagaaatacattattttattagcACATCACAGTCTGTATTATATCTACTGTTAATCTGTAAAACTTTATCATCATCACCCAAAGAGGCATTCTAACAATCATTAATATATAATTTCTCTAAAAGATTTTTACTGATAGATGAACCTCAGGCAATACACAACAAGGCTGATGAAAATGAGATCAAATCTAACTAGttattatatacaatattaatattgtcATCTGAccattaaagtaaaatacactTCTTTTTACACTGGATATGTGTAAGCTTGTGTGTTGAGGCCATTGATTATAGAGATTTATTCTCTTGTAAGAATTTGTAGAAAATCCTGGATGTTTCTCCACAGCTCAGTAATGAAGTTATATTCATCTTCACTCTTGTTGCCCTTTTCAACCACTTCTTTGTACATGGCATTCGTGTAACATGATCCCCCGTTTCCTGCCACCATGTCGTCGATCTTCTTGATCAGCTCCACAACTTGAGTTGTGTCTTTCTTGGTGTTTTCAAAGGCGTGGAACCTGCCTCCACATCTTTGGATGACTTTACGAAGGTCTTCACTGCCTTCACGTACATACTCCTGTATGGTCATGTCTCCAAGATCACCACCGCGGGTAAACAGCACAATCATGTACTGGTTTGCTTTTGGACCAAACAGCTTCTGCAGGGCCTCCACagagtttttctcttctttggtGAATCGACCAATTTGGATGACCAGCAGGAAGACATGAGGACCAGGACATGAGACTTTGATGCATCTCACTATTTCTTCTTTGATGAAGTTTTTGGAGACCTTTGTGTCCAGGATCCCAGGTGTGTCTATCACACTCACCATTGTGCTACCAAAGCGTTTCTCATTTTTATCACAGGACTTAGTAACTGACTCTGAACAGGGACGAGAGTTGAATTGACGCTCTCCCAGAATGGTGTTTCCAACAGCACTCTTCCCCACACCAGTTTTCCCAATCATCACGATTCTCAGATCAGTTCCTGCAAAATAATTAATATGTTCAGTTTAGACTGTCTGAAAGAGTTTATCATTGGCTTGATGTATAAATACTTTAGGGAGTAAATAAGGAAgtaaattatacagtatatatacagtgaGTGTGAGTCTTACCTGCAGGAATTGAAGCCATCTTTTCTCAACACCTGTGTCTCTGTACAGTCGACAGTGAATCTTGAAGCATTTGTTTAAGACATTGTTGTTCATTTATATGGCTGACACGGCGGACACGCCCCTTTATATTTGCATAGCAGGTCCATATAatacaggcagagagcagctttCTGCAGAAACCTCACAGCTTGTCTCCTGTATTTTACTGCTGGATCTGA
This DNA window, taken from Seriola aureovittata isolate HTS-2021-v1 ecotype China chromosome 20, ASM2101889v1, whole genome shotgun sequence, encodes the following:
- the LOC130160973 gene encoding GTPase IMAP family member 9-like; translation: MASIPAGTDLRIVMIGKTGVGKSAVGNTILGERQFNSRPCSESVTKSCDKNEKRFGSTMVSVIDTPGILDTKVSKNFIKEEIVRCIKVSCPGPHVFLLVIQIGRFTKEEKNSVEALQKLFGPKANQYMIVLFTRGGDLGDMTIQEYVREGSEDLRKVIQRCGGRFHAFENTKKDTTQVVELIKKIDDMVAGNGGSCYTNAMYKEVVEKGNKSEDEYNFITELWRNIQDFLQILTRE